ATACATTTGCATTGCCGATAGAAATACAAGAAAACACAGGTTCACATTTTTTAAGTTTATCGTTTGTGTTTCCGTAGGTTTGTAATATTGTGATCAGCTTTTTCAGATGGCAAAATCAGCATAGAGACGGTATATTACAAAAGCAACAATGACATAGCGAAGGGACGGAATGGTTAAAATAATTTTTAATTTACCGTATGATATTTTTAACACAAGTACTCTGCACAAAACGCAGGGTACTATTATTTTAAATCTTAACAAGCTGTATAAGCGCTTCTAAGCTGCGCGATGTTTGCCATATGCTTTGCTGTTTAGTATCCGATTTTTGAATTTTTGTGACTTCTGTTCGGCATTTGTCTTCATTTATCTTCTAAAACAGGAGAGTTGTATGAAAAAAAACTTATTGTTTTTATTTTTATTGATATTTACCGTTGCAACAGTTAATGCAAAAAATGTTTTTGCACAGCAAGATAAAAAAATGTTTTTAACTTTAGGTTTCATCGGACATGGCGTGGGGGAAAATTTATTTTTTGGAGGTGGAACAAGTTTCGGATACCATTCTTCCGCTTCAAGCCTTTTTACAGCCGAGTTTAATGCAGAATTCGGAGAAGCGGAACAGATAGGCAATTTTTATTATAATGAATACCGCAATGGCATATTTTATAAAAAGCATTATGGAGAAATCGATTACAGTTATATGGCTTTTGAGTTTCTGCTGTCATGGAGCCATATAGTCGCTTTATCTCAAAAAACGAAATTTCGCATAGGACCCACCGTAGGCGTACTGGCTGTTTCCGGAGTGGAATCATATGACCCTGCCTCCGTAAATGGTCATGATATAGACGGACTTCCTGATACGCATTCCGAAACAAAAACTGCTGTTACAGCGGGCATAAATATCGGTTTTATATTAAATATTCATAAACGCTGGTTTGTGGATTTTGGATATCGTTTGCTTGCAAACTCTAAAATATCTTTTGATGAAAGAGAAATAGATATATTGGGAGATAAGCTTATAATTAAAGAGAAAGATTTTGGACAAATAGAAAATCAGTTTAGCGTAATCACAGGATGGCGTTTTTAAAAGCAGAAACAAGGAATAAATGTTTAGTCCTAAATTCTAGCATATTAAGGACATTGAAAAGTTGAGCGGAATAGGGAACAATACTCATTGCCATCAAAATCTACAAAGATTATAAAGTAAATTGATGTGCCGCAGATGCGCAAAGAGTCTTTTTTACTGCATGCGGACAATTATTTTTTATCAATCTTTCATATTTTTTTATTCATGCTTTTTACTAATTTTACTTATCCAAATTATGCACAAAGAAAAACAACAACACGGACTGTTGCCGCTTATTTTTTTTCTTTAATGACTTTAATGGTTAACGACAACTGTTGTATTATCAAGTTAAACTTGGTAATCATAAATTTTATTGACTGGTATTTGCAAATTTGATAAACTCTTAACATTCGTGTTAAAATAACAATCACAAACAAAATTTCTTCCGGAGGAAATTAATGTCAAAACTAAAGATATTTATCTTGGTGAATGTTTTTTGCGCATTTATTTTTATTTTATTTATCGGTTGTGGAGACAAAAAATCAAAACAGTCTAAAGCGGACGTCGTAATATGGCACTGGATGACGGACAGGCAGGAAGCTTTTGAAGAGCTTGTTCAGCAGTATTTTAAAGAAACCGGAGTAAAAGTGTCGTTTGAAACTTATGCGCCAACCGACGTTTACAAAAATAAAATTTCCGCAGCTGCAACAGCTGACCTCTTACCCGATGTATTCAATCCCATAGCTGATAAAAAAGAAACTGCGTCATATATAAATGCTGGTTATATAGCGGACCTTACCGAAGAAATGGAAAAAGATGGATGGAAAGATTCTTTCTTTACAAAAGCTTTAACGCAAAATACTTTTGAAGCTGGAAACGAGTGGGGTGTTAAACCCGGAATTTATGCTGTTCCTCTTGACGTCAATTCTTTAATGATATATTACAACAAAGATTTGTTTTCGAAGGCGGGATTGGATCCTGAAAATCCGCCTAAAACATGGCCTGAATTTATAGAAGCGGGTAAAGCTTTAAGAGCCGCCAATATTCAGCCTTTTACAAGCGGATTCGGAGAAGGATGGCTTATAGGAGCTTTTGCCCAATCTTATCAATGGAATCTTTTCGGAAAAGAAGGGGTCTTATCGACAATCGAAGGAAAAATTCCTTATACCGATCCGAGATGGGTAAAAATATTTGAACTTTTTGCCGAAATGAGGGATAATAGGCTTTTTGCTTCTGGAATAGTTACAATGGTAAATAAAGATGCGGAAAGAAGTTTTGCAACAGGAAAAGCGGCAATGGCTTTTAACGGTTCGTGGGGGGTAAACGTCTATCATTCTATGT
This region of Candidatus Endomicrobium procryptotermitis genomic DNA includes:
- a CDS encoding extracellular solute-binding protein produces the protein MSKLKIFILVNVFCAFIFILFIGCGDKKSKQSKADVVIWHWMTDRQEAFEELVQQYFKETGVKVSFETYAPTDVYKNKISAAATADLLPDVFNPIADKKETASYINAGYIADLTEEMEKDGWKDSFFTKALTQNTFEAGNEWGVKPGIYAVPLDVNSLMIYYNKDLFSKAGLDPENPPKTWPEFIEAGKALRAANIQPFTSGFGEGWLIGAFAQSYQWNLFGKEGVLSTIEGKIPYTDPRWVKIFELFAEMRDNRLFASGIVTMVNKDAERSFATGKAAMAFNGSWGVNVYHSMSPNLNYGVMVPPALTDGTKYPLLMFGGEGSSLFVNEKSPNKQKAIDFLRWMTQVEPQVYLAKETLNIPSNKNAAGDLPPILKVFSENIVNTFESLPKIESWQVTNFININLQSVIIGERTPAQAAKEVQGEKERQMKADK